One Pseudomonas sp. HOU2 genomic window carries:
- a CDS encoding HIT domain-containing protein — MFALDSRLQQDTLTIGDFPLCRLLLSNDANYPWFILVPRRDDISELFQLDVADQQQLWQETTALAELLKDLFDADKMNVATLGNVVSQLHMHVIVRKRDDAAWPAPVWGKHPAKPYSAEQVAAIRERLRLVLTEHFTFLES, encoded by the coding sequence GTGTTTGCTTTAGATTCACGACTTCAACAGGACACCCTGACCATCGGCGACTTCCCGCTCTGCCGGCTGCTGTTGTCCAACGATGCCAATTACCCGTGGTTCATCCTGGTGCCACGCCGCGACGATATCAGCGAGTTGTTTCAGTTGGATGTCGCCGACCAGCAGCAGTTGTGGCAGGAAACCACCGCGCTGGCCGAGTTGCTCAAGGACTTGTTCGACGCTGACAAGATGAACGTCGCAACGCTGGGCAACGTCGTCAGCCAACTGCACATGCATGTGATCGTGCGCAAGCGTGACGATGCGGCATGGCCGGCGCCAGTCTGGGGCAAACATCCGGCAAAGCCCTACAGCGCCGAGCAGGTAGCGGCCATTCGTGAGCGGTTGCGACTGGTGTTGACCGAACACTTCACGTTTCTGGAGAGCTGA